A single window of Pseudomonadota bacterium DNA harbors:
- a CDS encoding Na(+)/H(+) antiporter subunit D, producing MISSTIFLHPASFFIVGALLLPFFSRFKLQKVLLLAVPLLAFWQIHALPESFGVCHFMGFELVFGKVDKLTYVFLHVFTLMAVIGSVYCLHVKETGHHMAAFLYVAGSLGTTLAGDYLTIFIFWELMAFASTFLIWYRKKKRSIEAGYRYLLVHTVGGLILLAGIFLRYQHCHDLTFTRIAVEGATMADYLIMIGFMLNAAVPPIHAWLPDAYPEATVTGAVFMCAFTTKTAVYVLARAFPGFEVLAVMGAIMTLYGVGYAVIENDARRILAYHIVSQVGYMVCGIGIGTAMAVNGACAHAYAHILYKALLFMGVGAVLEMTGKSKLNELGGLYKRMPWAMFFTVIGGVAISGFPLTSGFVSKSMIIAAAGEHHRVFLLLMLSLAAVGTFLSVGIKLPYFIWFGKDSGVEAKEAPWNMNLAMVFAAFMCIFLGVYPEYLYRMLPFAVDYHPYTAYHLSETLQILGFTGLGFYLMVNYLHPEPKSNLDVDWFYRKGSLVFMWVACKPISLANDWVGEVYRTVGLRFTKAVAKALSWFDWEGIDWAVDGSAKGVVQSGDQMRSLQTGKLQHYVGGAVAALMIVLLVVVFL from the coding sequence ATGATAAGTAGCACTATCTTTCTCCATCCGGCCTCCTTCTTTATAGTCGGGGCCCTGTTGCTGCCGTTTTTTAGTCGCTTTAAACTGCAGAAAGTGCTTCTCCTGGCCGTCCCCCTGCTGGCTTTCTGGCAGATTCATGCCTTGCCGGAGAGTTTTGGGGTCTGCCATTTCATGGGTTTTGAGCTGGTTTTCGGTAAGGTCGATAAATTGACCTATGTTTTTCTCCATGTTTTTACCCTGATGGCGGTGATCGGCTCGGTCTACTGTCTCCATGTCAAGGAAACCGGGCATCATATGGCCGCCTTTTTGTACGTTGCGGGTTCTCTCGGGACTACGCTGGCTGGTGATTACCTGACTATTTTTATCTTTTGGGAGCTGATGGCTTTTGCCTCGACCTTTCTTATCTGGTATCGCAAGAAAAAACGTTCAATCGAGGCCGGCTATCGTTACTTGTTAGTGCATACGGTCGGCGGCCTTATTCTGTTGGCCGGCATTTTCCTCAGATATCAGCATTGTCATGATCTGACCTTTACCAGGATTGCCGTAGAAGGGGCGACCATGGCCGACTATCTGATCATGATCGGTTTCATGCTTAATGCCGCAGTACCTCCTATTCACGCCTGGCTTCCGGATGCCTATCCGGAAGCAACCGTGACCGGAGCTGTCTTCATGTGTGCCTTTACCACCAAGACCGCCGTCTATGTTTTGGCTCGCGCCTTTCCGGGTTTTGAAGTTCTGGCCGTCATGGGGGCAATCATGACCCTCTACGGGGTCGGCTATGCGGTTATCGAGAATGACGCGCGCCGCATTCTGGCCTACCATATTGTCAGCCAGGTGGGCTATATGGTCTGCGGAATCGGGATCGGCACGGCCATGGCGGTCAACGGAGCCTGTGCGCACGCCTATGCGCATATCCTTTATAAAGCCCTGCTTTTCATGGGGGTGGGTGCGGTTCTGGAAATGACCGGCAAATCCAAGCTCAATGAGCTGGGTGGGCTTTATAAACGGATGCCCTGGGCCATGTTTTTCACGGTTATCGGCGGGGTTGCGATTTCCGGTTTTCCTCTGACCAGCGGTTTTGTCAGCAAGTCCATGATTATTGCGGCCGCCGGCGAACATCATCGGGTTTTTCTTTTGCTGATGCTCAGTCTGGCCGCAGTCGGCACCTTTCTCTCGGTTGGAATTAAACTGCCGTACTTTATCTGGTTCGGCAAGGATTCCGGAGTTGAAGCCAAGGAAGCGCCCTGGAACATGAACCTGGCCATGGTCTTTGCCGCCTTTATGTGTATTTTTCTGGGCGTCTACCCGGAATATCTGTACCGGATGCTGCCCTTTGCGGTGGATTACCATCCTTATACCGCTTATCATCTTTCGGAAACCCTGCAGATTCTCGGTTTTACCGGGCTGGGCTTTTATCTGATGGTTAATTATCTGCACCCGGAGCCCAAGAGCAATCTTGATGTTGACTGGTTTTACCGCAAAGGATCCCTGGTTTTTATGTGGGTGGCCTGTAAACCGATTAGTCTTGCCAACGACTGGGTCGGTGAGGTTTACAGAACCGTCGGGTTACGTTTTACCAAGGCGGTGGCCAAAGCTCTTTCTTGGTTTGACTGGGAGGGCATTGATTGGGCGGTTGACGGGTCCGCCAAAGGGGTTGTGCAAAGTGGAGATCAGATGCGCAG